One window of Papaver somniferum cultivar HN1 chromosome 9, ASM357369v1, whole genome shotgun sequence genomic DNA carries:
- the LOC113311667 gene encoding F-box protein At1g67340-like: protein MMKFMSSLLSRLLHAYTNSKTNSNSSEEAPINSIPREVFTEILAKVASASLVDHFNANQSCKLFHEAGSDNLIFQHASVEQLPIIQWYPKPEVATFLKQCEEAQNPEVLYRKGMVEFFHNNETELGKELLQKSANLGHVVAAYVLGIILIDAGDDEDDVLRGKQLLTQKSRCTGKRSRNGEIEECRKKAKKSIGGMWVNNSLSGAKKYSCNNIEYTARNQTDEAENQVLECETCNCNKELAYFYDMLGIMNN from the exons ATGATGAAGTTTATGTCCAGTTTACTGTCAAGATTATTGCATGCATACACCAATTCAAAAACCAATAGTAATTCGTCCGAAGAGGCGCCCATTAACTCTATACCACGTGAGGTGTTTACGGAGATATTAGCGAAAGTTGCATCTGCATCTTTGGTCGATCACTTCAACGCAAACCAAAG TTGTAAACTTTTCCATGAGGCTGGAAGCGATAATCTCATCTTTCAACATGCTTCTGTCGAACAACTACCAATAATCCAATGGTACCCGAAGCCCGAGGTTGCTACATTCTTGAAACAATGTGAAGAAGCGCAGAACCCAGAAGTTCTGTATAGGAAAGGAATGGTGGAATTCTTCCATAACAATGAAACTGAATTAGGGAAAGAGTTATTGCAGAAATCAGCAAATCTCGGGCACGTAGTTGCTGCGTATGTTCTTGGTATCATATTAAttgatgctggtgatgatgaagatgatgttctcAGGGGGAAACAATTACTGACACAAAAAAGCAGGTGCACGGGAAAGAGATCAAGAAATGGAGAGATTGAAGAGTGTCGAAAGAAAGCAAAGAAGAGCATTGGTGGAATGTGGGTAAATAACTCGTTAAGTGGTGCAAAGAAATATAGCTGCAATAATATAGAGTACACAGCCAGAAATCAAACTGACGAAGCGGAAAATCAAGTGCTTGAATGCGAAACATGTAATTGCAACAAAGAACTAGCTTATTTTTATGATATGTTGGGTATCATGAACAACTAG